A segment of the Labrus mixtus chromosome 15, fLabMix1.1, whole genome shotgun sequence genome:
TTGTATTGCTgctatttgtttttctattttttctattAAAATAGTCAATATGGAGACTGAACTCTGGTGACTTTTTCttgctttgtttattttatttacataccCAAGTTTCCGCGCCAGGCCCGCCCACAGAATGCTCACCACTttagctctgcatgggtctgtaaacctttctgtgttctaacctctctccatttttcaaaagcatctccaatattgatcctagtttgagcacgtttctgctcgtggagcttattagaaacatgcagaggctttttaggtcgggtacaataacttctatctgaaccagttctcttgcccgcttccatcgctgtaacacctgttggtttgacctgataactgctctcatatctggcaaaccgaggggcgtccaaaacggcgtTCTCTGGCAGAAAGTCAAGCCTTCAAGAAAGCAACAAATAACTGCTGATTTTGCTGTGAAGTACATCACACACTGAATGTTAACATGTAGACTGGAGTGGGTATCTGAGAATGCTTTcccgccttttttttttttatttttttttactggagcTTGAATGAACTTACACAGTCGTATTTTTAAAGAGATATCTCCTCAGGTGAACTTCCAGCTGTGTGCAGGATGGACTTGGATCCCTCACCTGTGCTCTTACCTGCATCTAGTCAATCATTAATGTTTTCAGTCCGACAGGAAGTGTTCAGatcaacacagaagaagaagaaaacgtcTCAGAATCCTCCCTGATCCAGGAGAGTCACAGGTTAGGGTCGGTCGGGGCTGTGGGCTGTCTCTTAgaagcagtttttctttttgtagctGACTGATTCATCTGCTTTTGTTACCGACAGGTGGACGGGTGTAGATTAATACAGAATGGGAAGGACGACGAACTGCAGCTGGATTGGGTCTGAGCTGCCTCTGTCTTCACAGGTATTCAGTGGTACGTACGTTTTCTTAACTTCATCTGTCGTTGAATGATTAGCAAGCTtcacaagaacaaacaaaaactgaaacgtaaaaaaaaaacattttagtttaCTGAttctaaaataacaaacagacatgcaggaaagcagccacaggtcggacttgagcCATTGTCTTAtaggactgtagcctccataTTCCCGCCTTATTAATCGAGCCCCCATGAATCcatctcactcagcatgtgtaccGTACATGTCACCTATTAGACGGAGGCTTTCACACCATTTAGccgcagtcagatgaagctaaagGAATCGGCTACCCTCGTATTCAGTAGTGCCAAATTAGTGGAGGAACAAACAGTTTTTTGGATTTATGTTTGACTCTGACAGGACAGgttgcaaacacaggtgttGTATTAAATATGAAGCTGAACACCTACATATTTGAAATACAGTGAAGCCTTCAGTGTGACAGTCTTGATTTGTGATCTGTGTCGTCCGTCAGCCATTAAAGATGAGCTGTGGCTCTTCCTCATCCCGGCCGGCCTGGCTGTCATCATACTCGGGGTGTTTCTGGAGGAGGTGGGCTTCTTCCTGCGTCACATCCCTTCCTCCAGACGTAAACGGCTCTACCTGTGGATATTAGGGATGTACCCGGTAACAGGATCCTCCTTATTGTTCTTCATACCTCCTCTATGCTGCAGTTCATTCCCACCCTGATCTTTCTAACTTCCTTTTGTTTGTAACTCCTCAGGTGTTTGTGTTGACCTCCCTCATAGCGCTGTATGTGCCCCGCTCTTCCTCGCTGTGTAATTTCATCGCCTCTCTGTGAGTGAACACGTCTGACGCTGTGATAAAACACACCTGTCGTGGCTGCACCTCCTGGCTGAGTCTGTGCGTCTGTATGTGCAGGTATCACTCCATCACCTTGCTGAAGTTCATGGGACTCATCACAGACTTCTTCGGAGGGAAAGCTCGCATGCTGTCCGCTCTGTCCGGACAGCGGGTATCTCCAGACCCGTTcccctgttgctgctgctgctgtctcccAATGGTGTCCATCAGCAGGTAGGTCACACACCAAACCCCGGCCTGATTAGCACGTTGCCCCTGAGCTGGAGGTGGTTTGTGTTCATAGCCAGTACTGCTTTCTCATGAGCTTCATTTGTGATATATCAACCTGACTGACCGACACTCAAACAAAAGCTAATTGTCTTAAACATGCAATCCGTCTAGTATAGCCATCAGGGGGCGACTCCATCGTATGAAGAAATAAGTGTTTGTATGAGTACTTttcacttaaaggcagggttggtaattctcttcagatccacttttttaagattttggttgacaTTGTCTTTAAAAGTTACTTAAAGTTGTGAcctctcctgctgcagacttgtTGAATCTTTTGTCCCTCGTCTTGTGCGCAGCAGCAGCCGTGGTTGGATGATGGCCGctgtgctgcagctctctgTGGTCCGCAGCATTCTGTTCTTTGTCACTCTGGTCCTGTGGACGGATGAACAATACGACTACGGTGATgtgagttatttatttaaacctcagtctgtgtttgttatcACAGTGAACATGTTGTTGTAACGCTGCAGGATCTGGTTTTAAGCCGACCCCACTCGCTTGGAGGACAgtggcctccgtacatggggcgcgcagaTTAACCACTATGCTACCCTGTTTATAAATCTTAAGAATCACTTTTGCTTTGCTATGTTTGTCACCCTAATGACCAGATTAGGAGTCTCTGGAGCTACTATGATGGGAACAGTCTGATGCAGAATCTCTGAAGGCCTCACTAAgcctcaaataaataataataataataactttatttctatagcaccttttaaaaacacaggtatacaaagtgctttgacaaacagcaaaaacaagaacaaactaaaccaaacacagaagaacataaacaacagcaagaacataacaaatgcaaaataattaaatacaattcaacagaaaagaacccaaagtgcacgatacccaacagacatatataacccgaccatcacaagaaccatgataagaacccaggaaacacaagaacccaacaacacgagctgagaccaagaggaccaaagatttaaaaagatgtaagaaactaaaagagctaaaagcaaataaaaagataacagcaataagaaggtaagagcagtaaaagaaataaaaacaagtggttaaaggataaaaaaaaaaaactataatattaataaaaataaaaagtatatataaaacataaatagacaaagtaagtaagataagaaattaccaagttaaaacacaagagttaagataagagcataaatacgagataagagcataaatacaGAGCCTAAATAAAggaacagtaagaagtaaatgaagataaaaatagtaaaaccagtaagaaaagacattaagaagacgacatcacataaaagcaagtctgtaaaagtacgttttaagaagggatctaaaagaattgagggaatctgGAAATAAAGACCTTGCCAAGTGCAGAAGTTTGAATGTTAACATGACAAGATGGTCTGAATGTTTTCGGTTTTATCTCCATGTGCACAAGTATCTCACAAAACAAAATCCAGAGAAGTTTGAGAGATCAGGAAGGAAGTACTCACAGTGCATTTTTGCATTAACAGTCAGTGTGAATACTGTGATGCATGCAtgagttttaaaaaggaaactCAACGTTGGTTACTTAATGCTAACtgtagtttttaaaatagtACACAACCACCTTCTTCATCTCCAGGTGGATTCTGTCGACCCAAACCTGTATGTGAACGCCATCATATGTGTGTCCACCTTTGTGTCCTTTTACGGCCACCTCCTGTTCTACAAAGCCACAAAGAGTGCTCTACACGGCTACGGACTGAGAGCCAAGTTCATCTGCATCATCGTGGTGTTGGTGCTCTGCGGTCTGCAGAGCGGCATCTTAGAGACCATGGGGGCTCTGGAGGTGATCCCCTGCACGCCACCTTTCTCCACCCTGGCCAGGTCCCAGTGTAAGTCACAGGACAAACATGTTTGCTCATCTAGCACTGCACGTGTTCACATATGTAAATGACACATACATTCCCCTCAGTTGATCAATTGTAGGATCATTTTAGAGTCCGTGTGAAGGTTTGCATAAAAgagcaaggcaaggcaagtttatttatttagcacatttcaacaacaaggcaattcaaaatgcttcacacaagacaaaagcatcatgacagaggaaagaaaagaaacattaaaatagaacattaaaaaatcactgaaattattaaatctgaaaatatgttcaaataaaaataattcaaatgaaattaatttaaataaatcaagtaaaaaaaaaaacagtgcaaagtttaaaatcttattaaagctgtttaataaaaggcagctgtaaacaggtgtgtcttcaacctggatttaaaagagttgagagtttcagcagacctgcagttttctgggagtttgttccagatatacggagcatagaaactgaacgctgcttctccgtgtttggttctgactctggggacaaagagcagacctgtcccagacgacctgagcggtctggatggttcgtaatgaatcaggaggtcactaatgtattttggccctaaaccagtaagtgctttataaaccagcagcaggattttaaagtatattctctgacagactgggagccagtgtaaggacctcagaactggactgatgtgatccattttcttggtcttTCTTGAGCAGAcgattaaaatacatttcacagaCATGGAAGAGGCATTTTAGTGAACACTTTTAAAATCTAAACTCAGGCATGAAATGGACAACTAGCTGCAGATTTATAGTTATATATAGTATTATAAAAATCAGATTAAAGAGCGACCTTTATCGAGGTGCACAACAGTAAAAAGG
Coding sequences within it:
- the si:dkey-16n15.6 gene encoding organic solute transporter subunit alpha isoform X1 — translated: MGRTTNCSWIGSELPLSSQVFSAIKDELWLFLIPAGLAVIILGVFLEEVGFFLRHIPSSRRKRLYLWILGMYPVFVLTSLIALYVPRSSSLCNFIASLYHSITLLKFMGLITDFFGGKARMLSALSGQRVSPDPFPCCCCCCLPMVSISSSSRGWMMAAVLQLSVVRSILFFVTLVLWTDEQYDYGDVDSVDPNLYVNAIICVSTFVSFYGHLLFYKATKSALHGYGLRAKFICIIVVLVLCGLQSGILETMGALEVIPCTPPFSTLARSQLIYHYCVIVEMFCIGLYARHTFRKVEPSVVEDEERLVGVTDKAVQTDDVQRTRPEPGQRSEEVRPGHCLSSASDHHSYSNMEDSLCKIEHTPLDGFPFPPARRSRRPEPVELGPVEETGVDVTHVTVRADVNYQESKDVTMV
- the si:dkey-16n15.6 gene encoding organic solute transporter subunit alpha isoform X2, producing MGRTTNCSWIGSELPLSSQVFSAIKDELWLFLIPAGLAVIILGVFLEEVGFFLRHIPSSRRKRLYLWILGMYPVFVLTSLIALYVPRSSSLCNFIASLYHSITLLKFMGLITDFFGGKARMLSALSGQRVSPDPFPCCCCCCLPMVSISSSRGWMMAAVLQLSVVRSILFFVTLVLWTDEQYDYGDVDSVDPNLYVNAIICVSTFVSFYGHLLFYKATKSALHGYGLRAKFICIIVVLVLCGLQSGILETMGALEVIPCTPPFSTLARSQLIYHYCVIVEMFCIGLYARHTFRKVEPSVVEDEERLVGVTDKAVQTDDVQRTRPEPGQRSEEVRPGHCLSSASDHHSYSNMEDSLCKIEHTPLDGFPFPPARRSRRPEPVELGPVEETGVDVTHVTVRADVNYQESKDVTMV